A DNA window from Dryobates pubescens isolate bDryPub1 unplaced genomic scaffold, bDryPub1.pri scaffold_56_arrow_ctg1, whole genome shotgun sequence contains the following coding sequences:
- the LOC128899754 gene encoding olfactory receptor 14A16-like, producing MANSSSITHFLLLPFTGTRQLQLLHFCLFLTIYLAALLGNGLIITTIAWDHHLHTPMYFFLLNLALLDLGTISTTVPKSMASSLWHDRDISYGGCAAQVFLFPFFMSAEFYLLTTMSYDRYVAICRPLHYETLLGSSVCVHLAVAAWACGALNALLYTANTFSLPLCQGNAVDQFFCEVPQILKLSCSTSYLREVWAIVIGVSLALGCFVFLVVSYVQIFRAVLRIPSQQGRHKAFATCLPHLAVVSLLLSTGFFAYLKPSSISSPSLNLVLSVLYSVVPPAVNPLIYSLRNQDLKAPVQAGSDVLPQGP from the coding sequence atggccaacagcagctccatcacccacttcctcctcttgcctttcacaggcacaaggcagctgcagctcctgcacttctgcctcttcctgaccatctacctggctgccctgctgggcaatggcctcatcatcaccaccatagcctgggaccaccacctccacacccccatgtacttcttcctcctcaacctcgccctccttgacctgggtaccatctccaccactgtgccaaaaTCCATGGCCAGTTCCCTGTGGCAtgacagggacatctcctatggaggatgtgctgctcaggtctttctctttccctttttcatgTCAGCAGAGTTTtacctcctcaccaccatgtcctacgatcgctatgttgccatctgcagacccctgcactatgagaccctcctgggcagcagcgtTTGTGTCCACCTGGCAGTagctgcctgggcctgtggGGCTCTCAATGCTCTGCTgtacacagccaatacattttccctgcccctctgccagggcaatgctgtggaccagttcttctgtgaagtgccccagatcctcaagctctcctgctccacatcctacctcagggaagtTTGGGCAATTGTCATTGGTGTCTCCTTAGCACTTGGTTGTTTTGTGTTccttgtggtgtcctatgtgcagatcttcagggcagtgctgaggatcccctctcagcagggacgccacaaagcctttgccacctgcctccctcacctggctgtggtctcccttttgctcagcactggcttctttgcctacctgaagccctcctccatctcctccccatccctgaatcTGGTGttgtcagttctgtactcagtggtgcctccagcagtgaaccctctcatctacagcctgaggaaccaggatctcaaggct
- the LOC128899770 gene encoding olfactory receptor 14A16-like translates to MANSSSITHFLLLPFPGTRQLQLLHFCLFLTIYLAALLGNGLIITTIAWDHHLHTPMYFFLLNLALLDLGAISTTVPKSMANSLRDTRDISYAGCVAQVFLFLCFISSEYSLLTTMSYDHYVAICRPLHYETLLGSRVCLHMAAAAWGCGFLYALLHTANTFSLPLCQGNALDQFFCEVLQIFKLSCSTSYLRELWLIVASACLFFVLFVFIVLSYVQIFRAVLRIPSHQGRHKAFATCLPHLAVVSLFLSTIIFAYLKPTSISSPSLDLVLAVLYSVVPPAVNPLIYSLRNQELKDALRKMITGCFQEQ, encoded by the coding sequence atggccaacagcagctccatcacccacttcctcctcctgccattcccaggcacaaggcagctgcagctcctgcacttctgcctcttcctgaccatctacctggctgccctgctgggcaatggcctcatcatcaccaccatagcctgggaccaccacctccacacccccatgtacttcttcctcctcaacctcgccctccttgacctaggtgccatctccaccactgtgccaaaatccatggccaattccctgagggacaccagggacatctcctacgCAGGAtgtgttgctcaggtctttctctttctctgtttcattTCATCAGAGTactctctcctcaccaccatgtcctacgatcactacgttgccatctgcagacccctgcactatgagaccctcctgggcagcagagtttgtctccacatggcagcagctgcctggggctgtggctttctctatgctctgctgcacacagccaatacattttccctgcccctctgccagggcaatgctctggaccagttcttctgtgaagtgctCCAGATCTttaagctctcctgctccacatcctacctcagggaactttggcttaTTGTGGCCAGTGCCTGTTTATTCTTTGTCCTTTTTGTGTTCATTGTgttgtcctatgtgcagatcttcagggcagtgctgaggatcccctctcatcagggacgccacaaagcctttgccacctgccttcctcacctggctgtggtctccctgtttctcagcactataatctttgcctacctgaagcccaCTTCTATCtcgtccccatccctggatctgGTGCTTGCAGTTCTCTACTCAGTGGTTCCTCCAGCAGtcaaccctctcatctacagcctgaggaaccaagagctgaaggatgccCTGAGGAAAATGATCACTGGATGCTTTCAggagcaataa